aaaaattctgactggccccaccccatctattgtctgcctcccaactcccagctgattgggaggaaatggggattttgcagtaaccttccccaggagtggggagggaatggagattttacagaatctgtcccctgccacaccaccaagccacacccaccaagccatgccacgcccaccaagccatacccacagaaccagtagtaaaaaaatttgaaacccaccactggaggtgggaaattagagatagctggggtagtCAAAATAAAGTACTTTCCCctggaaccaaggacattctcacacttgGCCGGAGGAAGAAGGAGTGATATCACCAGACCAGGGGACACtgctttgattgggccatgtgactgattgtttgggattaagtggaaaacttttacttttaattaaccaAGTGGgccttcagagttggttttcaccagatacgtgccaatatgatatttccaataaggCAATTCTTTGAAAAATTCACCTGCCTCCGAGTTTTTGCTtgcaatggatctattacttggaaccctgacagtggtcttactaaggcaacATAGAGTGGTACTAATACTACATGTATCTTAATACTAATCTTATGTTGATCCACTtagcactgttgtgacccaggcccaggtaggtagtaggaaactcagtcagtgaaaaaacaaactttattcaaacagctgagaattactttattctcagtgtaattcaactaaattaaagcaaattcctcccaacacaaaattcctcagtcctaccaccaaccttggtccaattaggcaaactgccaaaggtctttcttggcaaaagttcagaagacaccgatacaaaaataaatgcaacaagacaaagctatcaatgttgttttccggcaaagcccaaatgcaaagcccaaacgctggtcttttaagccttatgggaggggccaatcatctcttggccctactcctgagtcatcctctttgctttagctgctcttgccttctggcagctcttctcatgtatgcattagaaacaggctcctcctgttcttctgcctcacgaCTGTCagtctctagaggctctggagtctgcacctcactccccgacggccctggcccccaccTCAACCTCTGACGCAgatccctcatccgggccttctccagccttcaggactggcccatgctcttcctcagcctcaaagctgtccgactccattgctagctctgcaggctgctggcgtacCACAACAAGCACTGCACTGGGTTTTTTGGCActggcagcacactgctggctcattctTAAGAGGTTATACACTAGATTTcctagattcctctcacagttacttctGTAGAGTCAGGTACCACCTAATGGCTGACAGACACAGATCCAAGAATAATTATTACTAGTGATAGGGACACCAGTAACTTTTCAGAGCAGAAtgagataatataatataatatcacaacagagttggaagagaccttggaggccttctagtccaaccccctgcccaggcaggaaaccctacaccatctcagtcagatggttatccaacattttcttaaaaatttccagtgttggagcattcacaacttcacaaCAACATTCACAAGATTTTGCCCTGATTTTCAATTTCAGGCCCTGATGAAGCAAGTTGTACATCACAAAGGCATCCTAAAGAAATAGGAGGTTAAAAAAATAGACGTACATCAAGAAAAAAATGTCTCATAGTCATTTGTCTAAAATTGTGTACTCGGACCTTGGTATGGTtatcagagaaaagaaaaacaccaaGAAATCCATATTGTCTTCTTTAAATGAATTTTCTGCAGTCTGACATGTACAATTTAAAGATCCAAAacaagggtgaaatctattttttattttttttgctactggttctgtggggtgtggcttggtgggtgtggcttggtgggcatgtgactgggtgggtgtggccaacttcatgtcactcactgttagagccaggagctccaCATTCTGACATAGAAGCACATTCTGTCTTTCACAGAATGTCACaaaagccaggagctgcacaaaagcacattctttctgaagcccccaatgctttgagtttccctctggcttgactgcccaagcgaaccttggagccttctcttgccctgctTTTCATCCCGGAAGGCCGTGCATCCCCCCCCCCTGCTGATCCTCTGTACAAACCGCCCACCCCGTTTCCGCAAAGGCACAGCCTCCCCCTTACAGGGcaatccaaagaggggagggggatgctgcagaaaaagctGCCTTCCACCCgggcctcctccttcagccaaatGTGCCCAGCCATgcatgccctttcctcaaatgggctgtgcatggggcgtttggggagagagagagagagagagagcaagagagctctccaacctctgtttgtgtgtgagagagagagttggaGCGATCTGAAGCTgagccacccaaacttctggcagcagcagggtggcttctgagcagccctgagtcagcaagctccacctgacctactccCTGAGTCTCACCATTCTccttgcccccacccccccaccccccaccccactcaagcagtggcttccctgctcagccacaaCAAGCTATgcatataaaaatcgaataaatcatcatcatcatcatcatcatcatcatcatcatcatccatggtGCCCGCACCAGTATCCcaagagaagcagaaaagaaatgtgttctgtcccccctcacctctgTCCGagctatggcttaattagccggcactatcagctctggcagcaaactagcaagcatctgccaagtgtctctgttatctccctcaatgccgatgagtcaacaaacagtacttcagctctaatcaagcagttgatttgcctgctacgaagagacacagcagttcttgctgcttttatatcctgtggggtgtggctccatgactcagcacttcctaggcctgccccacgcctgcttctgttgttcctgcctatcctgcctacgaaacctagggtccagccaaccctgattgccatcagctgggtctggagatgtggtctgggggggggaagagtcaggggacggaggcctcgttatctcctccacctggcctgcctctggctcctggagctgagccagggaagccggtgctcccgcagtaagtcctgatggcccttccccctcagtttccaagtcactttctggcagggggcccggctcgggtggtgcagacacaacaaaatgCCACTGCTTGAGTGGTGGTGGGATGTGTGAGGAGAACAGCGAGACTCAGGGattaggtcaggtggagctggctgactcagggctgctcagaagctgcctccactgctgccagaagtttgggtgccttGGCTTCAGATCgctgcctccctccctcacatACATGCGCAAAAACAGAGGctggagagctctcttgctcaCTCTCTCTCCAAGCGtcccatgcacagcccatttgaggaaaagGCACGCATGGCTGGGCGTGTTTGGCTGCAGGAAGAAGCACAGCGcaatggggttgttgttttttgccgtAGTGGTGCTTCAGGAGGGCAGGCGGATGTCTGCAGCTGACAACTATAATTAATATGTCCACCTTTTATCTGTCCATCAAGTTCTCCTTTTAAAGGGGAACATTTCATAATGAGATTTGCATAAGCCCATAGAGCTATAAACTAACTCTTAGAAAGCAGGGTTGATAATCCACAGCCCAGGTGACCCTATCTGGATCATTGGGAAAATTCTCAATACTCACCATCTATCATTGAAAAGTGCTTGAAAGGTGACCATTTGAATCCACAATTATACCTTGTGAGAAAAGTAGGTGTCACTGAAAATAACTTCCTTCAACTATTGGAATTCCTCTCTGGATTCTGCTACTCTGAAAATATACCACGTGTAGGAAAGCGGATGAAAAGGTGCATATGGTACATGACTGGTGTCCTCAAATCCTCCAGAATGCACTACATGTCTACATGTTTGTGCCTTTGGTGTAGTACTGActttcttgattattattattttcatagcAGTACAGCAATTGCCTCTTttctaatatacaaaattaaattgaaggcaaatatttcaaagaaaagaTCTTACAAAGGGTTTGGGAAGTACTATGGAGTGTTTCTAGCCTTCTTCTTAATTATTGTACCCCTTGGAAACTCCTGACAACTCAAGCCATTCAAGATGTTTCATCAACTATTTTTGATGAAATAAACTAtcaaattttgtttgtttatcaaatttatttgcttccTATCTCATGACTCAAGTGACTCTGAGGGTTTCCATCGTGAACAAAAGATAGACCCTCCCTTCTAAGGGGGCCACAAGGAAGATGGGAGGATCattttccaaaccaccagaagacaagacaagaagcaatggatggaaactaatcaaggagagaagcaacctgaaactaaggagaaaattcctaacaatcgatcagtggaacaagttggaTTTGGAGATTGTGTGTGTctcaccactggaggcttttaagaagagactggatggccatttgtcagaactagagtagaatagaatagaatagaatagaatagaatagaatagaatagaatagaatagaatagaatagaatagaatagaatagaatagaagacaagttttttgtatatacaatataaaaacttCAGTACAAGGaatcttattggccaagtgtgattggacacacaaggaattcgttttggtgcatatgctctcagtgtacataaaagaaaaagaataccttcatcaaggtacaacatttacaacacaatgatggtcatagggtacaattaaacccttaatgatagccccaaaaagttacagtcatacagtcataagtggaaagagattggtgatggaaacgatgagaagattaatagtagtgtagatttagtaaatagtgtgacagtgttgagggaattatttgtttagcagagtataggtctcctgcgtgagcaggggtagactagatgacctccaaagtctcttccaacactTTTACAGTTACCTCTTAAAATAAGCCAATGACATAATATAACACGTATGTGTCTTAATGCTATGCAAAGGGTTAGGAAGGACTGCTAATTCCCATCTGTACAGTTTATTAACAAGTGTGCATTTGAAAAAAGAGTTTAACTATCAGCCACTTATTCTTTCACCAAAATAATTATCTCCGATAGGATTCACCACATTTATTAACTAGACAAAACATCAAAGACTGCCCAGAAGGCTATTTCAATTCAACAACAATCAAGCTATCTTTAAGGATATATGAACTCCAGGGACATTGGCACAAGGGTAATAATGCCTGTGTCGGAGCCATTGCTACATCTGTTCAAGCCCTGTTGATATTCAAGACACCAATTTGCACACTCGAGGATCTTCAAATTGACAGTGGTGGATTTTCCGATGAAGTGCACTCTCAGATAAAAACCTTGAATCAATCACAGGATTCACGGATGTAATAATTCAAACTTCCCTCAGATGTAGGATAGGAGAAGATGGAAGAGATATTTTTTTAAGATTGAGGATGTGGCTCCTACTGATGTTGCTGGTGAAGAAGATAGAGACTCTGAGCTGCCCTGCGAGTGCTGCTTTCTTTGTTCCTCATGAGTGGTACCAGCCTGGGGAACTCGTCATTGGTGGGATGGCCTCTCACATCATTTACAATTTCTATGAAATGAATTTTACGGAAAATCATTATAAGGGTCCTAATGACTTACCAATGTAaggattttatttctaatcttaacataacataacacaacataataacagagttggaagggaccttggaggtcttctagtccaaccccctgccgaggcaggaaaccctacaccatttcagacaaatggctatccaacattttcttaaaaatttccagtgttggagcatttacaacttctgcaggcaagttgttccactgattaattgttctaactgtcaggaaatttctccttagttctaagttgcttctctccttgattagtttccacccattgcttcttgttctaccctcaggtgctttggagaatagtttgactccctcttctttgtggcaactcctgagatattggaacactgctatcgtgtctcccctagtccttcttttcgttaaactaggaaTACcgagttcctgaaaccgttcttcatatgttttatcctccagtcccctaatcatctttgttgctcttctctgcactctttctagagtctcaacatcctttttacattagtttcttctcttctctgcactcttctctgctcttctctgcactaatcTTAATAAACTCCCCTAAAATTCCTTATATGAGTAAaaggttttcagcaaaaatgtagGTTTTTATATGTAATCTAtgtaaagagccatggtggtgcagcagTTAGAATGAAGGCTCTGAGCGAATGCTttctccaggagtttgatcctgaagggctcaaggttgactgagccttcaatctttccaaggtcggtaaaatgagaaacaAGATCGTTGGAGGCAATATGTGGACTCCGTAAGCCACTTAGAGATGGCAGCATAATATCTCCTATTGCTAATCTAATCATCTCTGTCTCCTTCTAGTTATAGGAgaatatataattttctttaCTTTATGGCAAAGTGTTTGGCCTATAATATATGAGACTTTAGTGCAAGAAATCTTTTGAAGAACGTTTAGTGAGCttaaggtattttttaaaaaatctgtattttCACTCTTAACAAACCACGCGTACAATAAATGACTGATGCTGTTGAATTGTTAAAAAAAGTTAGAAATAAAGGTGTACAAACTGTATTTGTTTCTAGTAGTAGATATTTGTGGCAAACCATGGAAATAGTGTATTTGAAAAAAAACTTTGTACAAATTATTGAGCATTTTAGAAAGCCTGTTATCTTCCATTAGAGAAAAGTTTGACATTTACATAGATCTAATGCCATtttaaggggacgcggtggctcaggggctaggacgttgagcttgttgatcgaaaggtcggcagctcggcgattcgagtccctagtgctgctgtgtaacagggtgagctcccgttacttgtcccagcttctgccaatctagcagtttcgaaagcacgtaaaagtgcaagtagaaaaaatagggaccaccttggtgggaaagtaacagcgttccatgccccattggcgttgaatcatgccagccacatgaccatggagacgtcttcggacagcactggctctttggctttgaaatggagatgagcaccaccccctagagtcgggaatgactagcacgtatgtgcgaggggatcctttagaatagaatagaattttatagaatagaattttattggccaagtgtgattggacacacaaggaatttgtcttggtgcatatgctctcagtgtacataaaagaaaagatatgttcatcaaggtacaacacaattgatggtcaatatatcaatataaatcataaggattgccagcaacaagttataatcatacagtcataagtggaaagagattggtgatgggaactatgagacgattaatagtagtgcagattcagtaaatagtctgacagtgttgatggaattatttgtttagcagagtgatggccttcgggaagaaactgttcttgtgtctagttgttctggtgtgcagtgctctatagcgttgttttgagggtaggagttgaaacagtttatgtccaggatgtgagggatcggcAGATATTTTCATGGACCTCTTCTTGATTGATACCTTTACTAATGTCATTTTATGAGAATTGTCAACTTCCTTTTTCAACTGGGGTATTTAAATCATTAGCACTGCAGTAACTAAGTTCTACCAGAACATCCTTACCTTGGCttttgctgtgaaggagatcaatgaggACTCCCAGATCTTACCTAATGTCACTCTTGGGTTCCACATCTATGACAGTTATCACAATTCAAGGATGATGTATCGCACCACTCTGGACCTGCTTTTCAAATCCCAGGAATTTGTCCCCAACTACAAATGTGATAGCCAGAAGAATCTCATGGCTATTATTGGAGGATTGGGTTTCgatacatcattttatatagCTGAAATTACAAGTTTCTTCAAGATTCCACAAGTAAGTTCTGAAGGGGTTGAAAAGAATATTCCTAATCTTATTGTTGCTATGGAATAATTAATATGCATCAAAAATTAGGTTTAGGTTTGCATTAATATGTTCTGCATGGCTTAAGGTCTAATACTTAGCTGTCTTTTTTGAAACTATATGTTATATGAAGTTATATGAAGGTAATGTCCCAGGACATTCCATAGCTGAGGGAAAATTTGAATGTGTGTGTATTCCATATTTCTTGGAATTACTTCAGATACTTATAACAGTATTACATGAATTTGAAGTAATTCCAAGTAATTCCTTTCCATATTAATAATTTGAAGAAATCCAGGAAAAAAACAGTCCttggatttattttaaataaaaattggaaagGACAACCAGATTTGATCCAACAACTCAAGTGAATACGACTCCACTTTCTTGCAGCTGACATACGGCTCGTTAGCCCAAGATTCATTTCAGACCAGTAAGCTCTCTTCACTTTATTTCATGGTCCCCAAAGAGGACCATCAGTACACTGGGATTATCCAACTGCTTCATCATTTCAGATGGACTTGGATTGGGATTTTTGTGGTTGATAACAACAACGGAGAAAATTTCTTACAGAAAATGCAGCCCTTGCTTTCAGAGAATGGAATCTGCTCATCGTTTATAGAAAGGGTTTCAGAACAAATATACTTGAAAGACTACCTGAAAATTTTTGATGCACTCGGACATATTTCCATTCATTTGATCAGCAGCAAAGCCAAGGCAATTCTGGTCTATGGAGAATCATTGGCAATTATGTGGTTGAGAGTTCTCATGTTTCTGGTAGATCCTGAAAGCAAGGACACTGCATTATTAAGAAAGGTGTGGATCATGACTGCACAGATCGATTTTCTACTATCAGGTATTCAAATCTCGTGGGATCTCCAGATGTTCCATGGGGCTCTTTCCTTTAGTGTTCATTCAACAGCAGTTGCAGGTTTCAAGGAATTTCTTCAGGACGTAAATCCTCTTCCAgacagcagagatgggtttctgcACAATGTTTGGGAACAATCATTTGATTGTTCATTTCCAAAACCAGAGTTACAAGAAACACAAAGTAGGCAGTGCACTGGAGAGATGAAGCTGGAGGATCTTCCTGGGGCtgtctttgaaatggaaatgactggGCACAGCTACAGCGTCTACAATGCTGTTTATGCTGTGGCTCATGCTTTGCAGGCTCTACACAAGTTGGGTTTCAATAGGAAGACAACTAGGATGGATAAAAAATCTGACCTTCCACATCTGCAGGCTTGGCAGGTATTCCCTTTGCCttggacatttattttattttaatgagcGGAATTACTTTTTGGAACCACTCTGGAAAATCTTAATATTTTCTGCATGTGCACTCAAGTTAAATGTGAGAAGCCACCATATGAGAAATTTTTAGATGGCAGTAGGTGGTATGTATGAAATCACCATTGGTTGCCTAATAAGAGATGATTAAAACAAGTCACTTAGATTACTATCCATGGTCCCCTACAAAAATAACCAATTCTCCAAGATACTTTGTGTGGGTCATGAGCTTTTCAAGTTCCATGGGTTGAGTTTTCTGTCTCTATCAGAGTTTCACAGGAATGAGAAAAAAGGTGGCCCTTTGTTAATGTGGCATCCATAGTATAAAACAACCTTTTTTTCTGCAATAATCTCTACCTCTCCTCTATCTAAGGAAAGCTGAGTCTCATGTTCTAAAATCTGGCTAAAGGAAATTACTCAGACCTCAGACTGTCAAATAGCTTTGTACCAATCAGGAATGATTAAGTATGATCTGGTTGAAGTCAACTGAAGACCTTCTTAAGTTTGAGTCaacagaagaccttctgcgcacaaactccaattgcgctttctataattttgtaaacaacaaacttaaagactcgagatccatcccacccccaaaaagatctaacggtaaagaatgcaatgatgaaacagttaaagcaaacctcttaacATATTCTTcagcacagtctttgttaacagcaatggctcatacctaacattccccagtcgtaccaacaatgatcgcaacaacctaacacaaatagatttcacagaagataatgttgaaaaggcactttgcagactgaaaccatctctatctattggacctgatggtctatgtgcatacttcttaaaaaagctttccactgttatagcagaacccctaagcataatctttgaaaaatctttcaggaccagctcccttcccaaactatggtcactagccacggtcatccctgtcttcaaaagaggAGACCCCAGCCAAGTTgaaaatttctttatgctgcatcacctgcaaagtaatggaatcaatcatcaaccaatccatcaccctccacctagaaacaaacaacatactctctaataaacaatttggtttcagaaaaaaattaccctgtaatttacaacttcttcactgcaaaaacatatggactacaaatcttgatcagggcaaagcaatagatgcaatttacatagacttctgtaaagcttttgactcaggggTACATGACAaacctcttctaaaactaaaatcctacggcatctccagacccctccataattggataactgcgttcttgtcaaacagacaacaagttgtgaaaataggcagtgccctatcaaatcctgctcctgtcaatagcggtgtcccccaaggcagtgttctaggaccaacactcttcatattatacattaacgacctctgtgaccatattataagtaattgtgttctcttcgttgatgattttaaactatttaacactagcagcaatgcggctacccttcaaaaagaccttgactttgtgtccgaatggtcaaaaatttggcaactccaaatctcaaccaacaaatgctctgtcttacacattggaaaaaagaatcagaacactaaatacaagcttgatggacatgtccttgtagatgaccctcactccgtcaaagaccttggagttttcatatcaaacgatctaagtgccaaagcccactgcaactacttcgccaaaaaggcattaagagttgtaaacctaatcttgtgtagcttcttctccagaaagattacactactcaccagagcatacaaaacatttgctagatcaattctcaattacagttcacctgtctggagcccacacctcattttggacattaatacaattgagcgtatccagaaatattttacaagaagagttctccactcctctgatcacaacaaaataccttatgccaccagacttgaaatcctgagtttagaaaatttagaactccgccgcctttggcatgacctgagtataactcagaaaatcatctgctacaatgtccttcctgtcgaagactacttcagcttcaaccacaacaatacacgcaatagatttaaacttaaagcgaatcgctccaatcttgattgcagaaaatatgacttcagtaacagagttgttaatgcctggaatgcactacctgattctgtggtctcttcccaaaatccccaaagctttaaccaaagactatctactgttgacctcaccccattcctaagaggactgtaaggagcgtgcataagagcaccagcgtgcctatcattcctgtcctaatgttccctttggttgtgtccaattcgtatggttatttcatgcttatacttatatatattgttgtgtttgacaaataaataaataaataaaaaataaataaactgcagtgGGCCTAATTTAAAATGGTTTGCTTGAttgatattttctatttttccttaaaataatacaaaattaaacccagggtggaaatgtactccctccctcttttattctctttcaagTAGCTCCATCCATTTCTTCAAGGCATTTCTTTTAACAACTCAGCTGGGGAAAGAGTG
Above is a window of Ahaetulla prasina isolate Xishuangbanna chromosome 4, ASM2864084v1, whole genome shotgun sequence DNA encoding:
- the LOC131197027 gene encoding vomeronasal type-2 receptor 26-like gives rise to the protein MWLLLMLLVKKIETLSCPASAAFFVPHEWYQPGELVIGGMASHIIYNFYEMNFTENHYKGPNDLPITAVTKFYQNILTLAFAVKEINEDSQILPNVTLGFHIYDSYHNSRMMYRTTLDLLFKSQEFVPNYKCDSQKNLMAIIGGLGFDTSFYIAEITSFFKIPQLTYGSLAQDSFQTSKLSSLYFMVPKEDHQYTGIIQLLHHFRWTWIGIFVVDNNNGENFLQKMQPLLSENGICSSFIERVSEQIYLKDYLKIFDALGHISIHLISSKAKAILVYGESLAIMWLRVLMFLVDPESKDTALLRKVWIMTAQIDFLLSGIQISWDLQMFHGALSFSVHSTAVAGFKEFLQDVNPLPDSRDGFLHNVWEQSFDCSFPKPELQETQSRQCTGEMKLEDLPGAVFEMEMTGHSYSVYNAVYAVAHALQALHKLGFNRKTTRMDKKSDLPHLQAWQVAPLFQCNDPCFPGSWKKGIEGSQFCCYDCIPCPEGKISDQNDMDDCFECSEGHYPNKEKKGCILKMVVFLTFEETLGIGLSSTALCFFFLTSWVLGTFIKHRDTPIVKANNRSLTYTLLVSLLLCFLSSLLFLSQPGKVTCLLRQSMFGVTFSVAISSVLAKTITVVVAFMATKPGSQMRRWVGKRLAFCTVLFCSLFQVCICILWLSTFPPFPELDMHSEFQEMILQCNEGSAFFFYYCVLGYMGILAIASFIVAFLARKLPDSFNEAKFITFSMLAFCSVWISFFPAYLSTKGKAMVAVEVFSILSSSAALLGCIFLPKCHIIVLRPDLNCREQLTKRN